A genomic segment from Triticum dicoccoides isolate Atlit2015 ecotype Zavitan chromosome 1A, WEW_v2.0, whole genome shotgun sequence encodes:
- the LOC119269756 gene encoding arabinogalactan protein 16-like, with the protein MARTLFGFVAAPALLLAVFMPALAAAQAPAPAPTSDASSVDQGVAYFLMILALVLTYLIHPLDASSPYKLF; encoded by the exons ATGGCGAGAACCCTCTTTGGTTTCGTCGCCGCCCCCGcgctcctcctcgccgtcttcatgcCGGCCCTCGCCGCCGCGCAGGCCCCCGCGCCGGCGCCCACCAGCGACG CGTCCTCGGTCGACCAGGGCGTTGCCTACTTTCTGATGATCCTGGCGCTGGTGCTCACCTACCTCATCCACCCGTTGGACGCCTCCTCCCCGTACAAGCTCTTCTGA